The Cucumis melo cultivar AY chromosome 9, USDA_Cmelo_AY_1.0, whole genome shotgun sequence genome includes the window aaaaatatattaaaaagtaGAGAAATCCTTTGTTATAATGTACATATAAATTAAAGAACCATAttcaaaatattgaatctttttacaaattttagtAAAATTCGTTCAATTAtcaatttaagttttttttctgtattttgaatatagtttcatttttttatttatttataaattcaatttaaacataaaatactAATTCGTAGAAAATGATATGCAATTTAACTAAAAGGATTTTGAACATATTCgattgattttaaaattaaaatgatttcagattctatttttactaacttttttttcctttgtcaAAATGATCTGATTTTGCAGTAATACATAGGATTTTAGATTTTAGAGTAAGTTGAAACATGAAGTTCTAAtacattaattttaatttttcccttttccaaacaaaataaataatttaaaatcaatttttaaaatttcaaatcatAAGAAAGGGTAAAGAACTCATAGAAGTAATTATAAAATTGTTGTTTGTTTGGTATTTTATCTAATGGACATTATGATGCACTCGTTTTAAAGGTTGGAAAAAAGGCTAGACCTAGAATCATTATTCTAAAATATTAAATCATGACTCACACCTAATCAAATCTATCTAATACTTTAATTTTGATTAAcactaaaattaaaatgttgaattcaACCGCCCTCCATTTTTGAAATCTTTACTTCTAAACATATCTACCCAATACTTATTCACtttattattgatttttaaattaaaaaatgatatCGCCTTTTTTTTAAGTCAATGTTATGTTTTCAAAGGTCCAATAATCAAAATTTATGTTTCCAATCATTATAACCATTCCCAAATCTACAAAATTACTATCTCGCTAATAAGAACATCTTAACTAACATTCGAGTATCAAAGCTTGTGGTTTGAATATGCATACTCTCGATTGTTgtactaaaataaatattttcatttaaaatctCTCTATTTTGCTATTTGTTGCCTCATCATCTTTTTTAGACAATGTTTACGGCTTTTACTCGAACTAAAATGACACAAACCCTAAATAATTACGTTATAGACCTTACTAAAATAGTAGGCACATGAAAAACATACTATTGGACTAGAAAAATGGACTATTATAACTTACATTTAATTATATAACTCTTAACACTTCTTAACCAGCTTACTGCCCTAACCAATAACACTTAAGAAACAATTTTTTTGTTAAAGAAAGGTGGGCTTGTCACTTTCCCTCTTCAAACTTGATATCTTGAGGACTGTCGTGCACCTATTTTGGTTTTAGCTTTCTTCGTTTTTAAAAGTCTTTAATCTGGTATATATATGAAATTGCTCGTTTATGAGAATTGAGATTTTTATGCTGCAAAGTGATTTGAgtttttagagagaaaattcTAGAGAGATGTTGGAATATCGTTGCgatttttcaaatattcatgCAATCACAAAAAATACTTCAATATTATTGCATCAACTACTCTTAACACAAAGCAAAACCCACGTTCTTTCATGCATGTAAAAGACtcataatttattttcttttatatcgGAGATCGCCTAGTTGAATTCTTCTCtcttaaaaattataaattgaaGCTGGACTTTGTGTTACTTAGCTAGTGGAAACCTAATAAATCAATGACAGAATACAAAAGCGTGGGTTCATTTGACTAATTTTGGGGTTGTTTACCGATGTTATACAATTGTCCACGTACAAATCTGtaatgaatattttaaatttataacaaaataaaacaatttgATCGATGGTTGAGGTTTCTCTATTTGATTATTTAACAAACCGAAAATTCTAACTCTTTTTAAGAATGTCATGCAACATCAAGACGTAATTCGCAACATGTTCAATCCCTGACTCATGTTCAATCCCTGACTGTACATTGGCTGGAAGTCCGTATTCGGTGCAGCGTCAGCGGCAAATGACTCGTACCCAGTAGGATCGTTTGACCCAACGTCTGCAAAACTCTCGGTCTGGCCTCTCGTTGCATAATCTTTGCCAAACACGTACGACAGTTCGTCATAGTGGGAAACGACTTATTAAGAAGGCCCTTGGCCGCCAGATGACTCTGTATAAGTGCAATAATAAATTGTTagtctattttttaaaatatactaTAGTAATTGTTCAAATGACTAGTAACGCACCTTTACCCAATCGTCGAAAACTTCTTTCTCTCAACGATGCACTTTTGTTCATGATTCCACCCAAAACCACTACAAGTTGGGCCACGCATCTCCGCAATTGCATGGAACATTCTTTTGAACAATTTTATTCGGCTATCGATCGTTGAAGCATGGACATTAGAACTTGGGATCTTGAAGGCCATCATTCTCGCCAGCTGATTTAGGTACCCGGGTCGAAACGTCCCATTATCGGACCTCCACCCACCAGCATTAGCTAACTTCACGAGGCACTCGACGAGGcctgcctcttcctctttagtccaaTTGTGCTTAGGTAGTCTCGATGAACTTGCCATGCTAGAAATGAAACGCaaacatattagtttcattaaTTTCCTACAATTACATACATAGTACATTCAAGTCGTACTGTATAACAGTTTGCCATTAATTTACTTGCATAATCAATACATTAAAGACAAATATATTCCgaaaactatgacaaaataaGACCCAGTGCAAGCACtacttaagtatgaaaatgaacGGTGAATATTTAATTGTTCTACTGGTTACGCAACTCCCATTCACTAAACATTTCTTCAGCAAAGTCGTCCCTCCACCGAGTCTACTCATTGGACAtctctatgtaatgtatgtcatcAGCGGCACTAGTCGAGTGGGTAGAATCAACCTCATCTATGTCGTCCACTATATCAAAAGTTGTCATCTCTCTATTGATAAGGTTGTGGAGGAGACAACATGCGACTATTGTGCGACATTGGACTTCTACAGGGTAGTATGACTTTCCTCGTAGTATTGCCCATCGACCCTTCAAGACGTTGAATGCTCTTTTGATTACATTACGAGCAGACAAATgcttcatattgaagaactctttcgaCGTTGAAGGTGCATTTTCAGCACCACGCCATTCCTGCAAGTGGTAGCGTTGGCCTCTGTATGGTGCCAGAAAACCTTCTACATTTGGGTACCCGACATCAACCAGGTATTAATAGCCTGTCATCACATTGCACGATTAAAATGTTGCAACTGTTAATTGTAAAATTGCATTTACAGGTACAATGGCGTTGGTAGTTATCCTTGGGCACCTTTAGGCCATTAGGTCTTGAAATGGCATCACGATAGGTATGTTTCGAGAGGATCTAAGCGAAAACGTGGAGGACAGGCCGCAGACAGTGGGGACGTAATTCGCACCGCGATTGAGTACGGAAATGAACAACTGAACCGCATTGTTGAATGACTTGTCCTAGAACATCAAGACGCAAGCCAAACATGTTAAGAGGTTGTCTGATAGTTGGAGGCCATCCCTGAGCTGACATTGATGGATAGGTGTCGTTTAATGCGTATACTTATGCGTAACGTCGATGACATGAAAGCTTTCCTTAAGGTTTCCAACAATATGAAGTACCGGTATTGCAGCATCATTCTTCAAGAAAATCGATGACtagtttgtttgttgtatttgtattaGTGGCTTTTCTTACTTCGACTACATGTTCTTCTTCTTACTTGTTTTGTCTTATTATCTAAGgatcttctctttctcttcaaGCTTTATGGTTTGTATTTTCATTTCGCTTTCCAATGTAATGGTATCATATTGTTGTATTATCGTATTAATGTACTGTTTTCGTTGAAGTTCTTGTTTACAATATTTCTAAATTGGATACACGTGGAATAATTTGTTTAAATGCGCTAATGAATTTAAGaatttacgaattaattttgcacgacataacataagagaagaaacaaaattattaaatgggactcaatataactattttagaaaataaatattttgttactcaCAGGGTAcgtaaaaaaatatttgaaaacgtATATACTGAAATATGTTTGGGttattctaattacataattgaatattgatcatttaagaaaaatattaaattatatatattttattcttatattaacattccttattaaaaaaaatatcataaatccAATTAATGTAATCTTTGCcccaaacaagttttataataatacttcACTCATAACTTTTCCTCAAAatacattttataataatactacaataataatccttcccccaaacacatattataataatactacaataataatcatttcctcaaacacatattattataacactattATAATAATCCatttcccaaacacatactatcataacactacatttcatatttcttcttccaaacatatattataatatcactatcaataataactcttcctccaaacacatattatcataacactaggattatcatgaTCATTTTTCCCCATAATTCTTTTCCTCCCCTAATACACCCTTAAAGCCCCTTGATGTTCTTGTCTACTATACATGTGCCTttcaagagaaaaaaagaaaaagtaatacATCCTTCCAttaattgagataatgagaaatgaCTCACGCGAAGGGGGGCCCAGCTTTGTGACAGTGGCAATGACGTAATTTAACAGATAACGAAAGGACACAGATGTAATTCCATGTGAAAAATCAATCTTCACTCCGGTCTGTCTATTCTCTGTTCGCGTATCCAAACACCCCCAAATTCACCCACCTTCTTCCTCAAACTTCCGTTTCCCTTAAACCGCTTCTTCAATCTCCCTCTTCACTGAGCGGGGAGATGGagatggagaaggagaaggagaaggagaaggagaaggagaaggagaaggagaaggagaagaactCCGATGAGCTCACCGTCAAATCCACGCCCTCCAATTCAAAACCTAGCAAAATCAAAGCCTCCGATACCAAAGAAGAAGGCGAATTATCTTCTTCCGACAACGATACACAAACACACGACGTACTTTCTTCTCattcccttttctttttgtttttctttataatCTGCATCCCATTCCTCTTCGTTTTCGTCTTCTTAGATGCTCAAATTGATTGTTCATCTCTTACCATTTTCTTGCTTTCTCTGTTTTTTCCTTGGAATTGAAGGCTTCCTATAGCTTGCTTCATACACTATTCTACTCATTAGAGTTCTAGGTCTGtgtttatcttttaattagtagTGCGTATGTTGTCGAGGTGAGAATAGAGAGACTGCTGTACTTTGAAGCTCGAACGGTTTATCTCTAGCGCCGTAGGGTTAAATGTTTTAGTTCTGACTTGTGAACTCTTGTTATCTTCTGATTTGAATTGCATTTGTGTTTTTAGTTATCATTATGTTTAAGGACACTTTGGACTTGTGAATTTGTTGTCTTTCTTTATAGTCGTATAAGGATTAGCATTTTTTGTAGTATCGTTAATGGATTGGAATCTTTTCTATTCGTGGTATAATTTTTGTATTTCTGTTTTGTATGGCTCATGAGGGATTTTTACTTCTCAGGTACGTCCTGTTTGTTCTACTGTGCCTGCTTCGATTGCGTCACCCATATCATCCAGTCTTCCTCCTAAGGATAAATGTAACCCAGGGATCCAGACTGGTAAGTATTGCCTCAATGCCTCTTATGAACGACtctggttttttgtttttttaaggcattgtcttttattttattaactcCACCCTTTCACTTTGAATTCTACAACAgtattaaaaaattgttttgaaACTTATTTTTGTTATGAAGCTTTTGGTATATCTGCAGTATAAATACGTTGGATTTAGTGTTTATGCATATTTTTAAACTAAAGATACTGGACACCTGGGGCTTTCTTTCCTGTGGCAATTTACGTGGATTTAGGTTTACCATGGAGAAATACTTTTCATCTTTACTAAAGTTGAAGTGAGTACACATCTCTTTTCCCTAAGGATCTAAAAGATGTGGATACTAGCTGGGGTTATTTCTAGCTGCGATGTTTGCATTTTAGGTTTCAATGCTTGAATATTTCCTGTCATTCTGGACTTTTGACGGGGTTCTCTAGTTGTTGGTCTTATGAATGAATCTAACGGTGCACTAAACTTTATGGTGGTTTTGTATTAAAAGTACTTTATGATGACCAATATCTGCCACTGACACAGTGAGCTGTTTCTGAAAATAAATTTTCAGCTTCTGCTGATATTTGCCCAAGAACATCCATATCAACTATGTCTCAGAAGATACGTGATAATGCTCAAATTGTAAACAAAGCTAGTACTCCTTGGGGTGCTTCCAGAAAGGCCAATTCGAATCTTGTGATTAGCTTCTCAGATGACAGTGGCAGTGAATTGGAGGAATGTAGTAAAGTGAGAACTTCAAAATCTCATAGTGATGCTGTTAGGCATTTTAAGCCTCCAACTTCAACACTTGATAGATCAAACAAGTTACGGAGTATGACAAGGAACAAAGTAATGGCAAACAAACTGCCTTTGAGTCAAGTGTTTATCCCTTCAATGACCAAGAATCACAAAGCATATTCCAAGGGTGCTGCTGGGCCCTCATTTGCTGAGCAAGGATCTAAAATCAGAGCTTTCAGTGGAAACCTACAGAGCCAAGGGCGTGGAAACGATCAAGGAATGAACTTAAACACTAGTAAGCTGCAGGATTTGCGGCAGCAGATAGCCATTCGTGAAAGCAAATTAAAGCTCAAGTCTGCCCAACAGAACAAGGAGAGCCTTTTAGTTACAAACCAGGATTATATTGTCACAAATTCAAAACCTGATTTGGGTAGGAAGGGGAATAATACTATCTCTCAGTTTCCTCCACTTGGGCCTAAGGAACCAAATGTGAAGCGCATGAAAACCAGCGGGTCCTATTCTTCCAAGCTGAGTTTAAATGAGCAACAACTTCATTCATTGATTGCTGCAAAATTTGTTTGGCCTCAGGAGCCTGGAGAAGAGATACAGAACATTAAGGGCTCTTATAACCAGAAGGGGAAATCCTTGAGTAGAGAAGAGGCCAGTGTGTTGAAGCAGAGTAAGGAAGATATCAAGCATGTGGCTGCTTCACCTTCACTTGGCATTGACCTTGGCAAAGTACAGGATGGTGAATAATTTGTTCATACTGAATAGGAAATTAAATCTTTCAGTTTAGTTCAATCTTACTATTTATGAGGTGCTGCCCTAACTGGTTACCTAAAATGCTGTGCAGATATTACCGACATTGTTGCTAATGGCAATCATTCAGACTTGATTGGCAAGCAGGTGGATCCTCACCCTCTTGTTGTCTTAGATCAAGCTACAGCTCTACCAAATGTTGCATCCAATGTCCAATCTCAGTTCGTAAGTCAATAATTGTATATGCGGCACGATGTCTTTTCTCAATGATGTCCTTTTTGTCAAGTATCTGAAATTCACTATACTTCTCAGAAAATCCAGAAAAGTTGCTTCATTAAACCTTTGTCAATTTCCATCATCTTATGTTTTGACAATATTGCTTGTGGTTTTTCCTAAAATTGTGAAATTCATGGTGAAGTTAATTGAACCATGTCTCATATTTAGGaaacaataaaatatttgtttacatGAATGGATTTATCTTCAAAATTATGTTCCCGTTTATTATACAtagtttttccttctttctcctTGAAGCATAATTTGAATATTTGTCTCAACAGGATAATGTTGAGTTTCGCCGTCAGAGTGATGGCCTTCAGCCATCTGCTTCAACTGCAAAATCTTTTGAAGGAACACCTCCTCAATCAGCATACAATGTCAAGATACCAGAGCCATGCAGTAATTTCTTTAAGGTTTATCTTCAAGCTCAACTGTTACATTTGTAGTTTTTTCTTCTCACTCTGTTTTTATGACATGGATTTCCTCTGGATTTCTTATCATTGCAGTCGTTGATCAACTGTAAAAGTTCTGGGACTGCTTTTGGTAATTCATCAAGTTGCTTGGATTTCGGCAATTTTGATCTCCAATCATTGTTTGAAATTGAGGAGTCACTAGACAAGGATCTGGAAGAAGCACAAGATTGCAGGCGCCAATGTGAAATTGAAGAAAGAAATGCTTTCAAAATTTATTCTAGAGCTCAAAGGGCTTTGATTGAGGCTAATTCTAGATGTCTTGATCTTTATAACAAGAGAGAATTATTTTCAGCTCATTTTCACTCTTTTTGCATGAATAATCCTGGTTCAGTCAGTTCTTCAAGACAGCAAGAAGACATGATAATTGACGTGGATCACTTAAATAGTATGTCTGGCAATGCTAATATAACTTCTCCTTTGTATCAGAAGCATTCTGAATATAACAGTTCTACTCGGCTACGTAATGATTTAAATATGCAACATGAAAATGCTGGTCCCATAAATACTTCCAACCTCCATGAGAATGGACAAAATTTGGGGTCTGAACCTGGATCCTGCTCTGACTTAGGTGGTAACACAGTGGATCCATTGCCTTTTAAGGGAAATAATATTGCAGATAGAATTTGCTCTCCATCTGTTAATCCAAACATTTCATTGGATGGAGATGAAGAGTCATTGCCATCTGACCATGAAATGATTGATTCCTATAATGAATGCTACATGAGAAAGAAACACTTTGAAGATGATCAAATGGAGGCATATAACATGTTGAAGAAAAACCACTGTGACAATAATATTGAGGATTCTTTGCGCCTTGAAGCAAAATTAAGGTCTGAACTATTTGCACGTCTAGGAACAAGAAATTTGTCAAAGGCTTGCAATCCATGCAATAACATTCAAACTTCAGTCGAACAGGGGACTGAGAATGATGCTAGGAATGACAGAACTCAGCAAAATAATACAGAACTAACAGTAGGTTTAGCAGTTGGAAGTGACGTCGACCTCATAAGTAAGAAGAATGAGAGTGCCTTACTATCAGGAAAGGGAGATCAACAGTTTGGTTTTGGAGGTAACTTTATCTTCAGGAATGAGACTTATGCTTCTTCATCATATGTGATCTTCAAGGCATGTTTGAAGTGGCTTTTAAAGATACCTTTTCTACTGTTCCCATGTTATACATGTTATTTTAGGTAAACATCTTTTACCGAAAATTGATCATTGCCTCGGTCCTTTTCATGAAGGTCGGTTCTGGAGTTCTCTTTGAATTGAAAAATATGGCCATGTGTGCAAATATACTTTAGATTTAAATTGGGGCCATTTATTCTTTTGCTCAGGTAGAAGTAGACTTTtgtgaacttaaattttgaCGTGTTGAGTCTATTTCTGagtaaaaaattaatatagatAGAGCTTGTCAACTTGAAGTCTTTGAgtctattttttttcatatcGTTCTTTGAGTGTATTCCTAGATCTTTAAAGCTTAGGGTGGAAGGGGCCTAAAAGTGCTAGTATTTGTGGAATTGTGTGGTTAGGGCATTGTTGTGGAATATTTGGCTGGAAAGGAATTCAAGCACCACTTCTTGGAAAAATTGTTATGGTTAGAGTATTGCTCTCttcttttgattttgtttttggaaaaaattgcctctcctctctctctttctccctTCTTACATCATCGGTTTTACTAAGAAGAATACATATCATTGAACATAATCTGACAGATCAGGTAGTTGCTGGTTAGAAAATTATTTATGGCCCTCCTTGTCTTGGCATCATTGCCTTGCAAATACTTTTCCCACATTTCTAAGAGGTTTAATTAGCAAATGATTTTGGCCTTTGGTATCTACTCATGAAACCTCAGTGCATGATGCTTCACTTTTTTTCTCTCAGTATTGCTCATTTCAAACTATTGATTGTGGATGCTCTGTTAACTTAAACCTCCATTAGCTGTACATATTGCCATAAAATGAATCGATGGGGAATCATGAGTTAAAGAGATAAGCCATAACTTGGTTGTTTTTGAGTTTATCTGTTCAAGATTTAGTCTCTTGCTGATTATGGTATTGATAATTTTTTCTCatttcaaaataatataaatattttgagcCTTTTTTACTCTTAAGCTGTGGTTCAGATGGTAGTTTTGTCAGATTAGTTGAGAGTGAATTATGGTTAAAAACGACTTAGTGAAATACTGAGGATTATGCTTAGAATATTTACTTCCTTATGCAGGCACAGATAGATGCAAAACCCCAGATGAGATCCATGGTCCTTATCATTTTGAGAACTTGCCATCAGAGACTCCGGATTTAACAGACTCTGATGACAATGAACCATTCAGTAGAGAAGGATCTTGCTCCAAAACTACTTTTAGTTTTACACCTTTGACTATGAACAGTGTTCTGCAACACATGAAGGTCATATCCTCGGTTAGTATAGAAGTCTTGCTCTCTAGAACTCTTAATCTTGGTTTCCCTGAAGACGGTGATTCTTTGGAAGTGGATCGAATCCACTGGAGAAAATTTATAGAGAACTCTGTCCATGAGATTGTCAGACCCATGTTACAGAGTGATGGCTCTTATACTGACGATCTAGCGATTGATCCATCGTGGCCACTTTGCATGTATGAACTCCGTGGAAAATGCAACAATGATGAATGTCCTTGGCAACACATGAAGGACTTCTCTTTTGCCAATAGAAGGCAGTGTCAGCATGGCCACATCAACTCTTCTGGTACGATGATTCTGATGATCGTTTAATTAGATGGTTCAAATTCTGTAGACTTttcatcttcattttttttttcaaattcttgcAACGGACTATCATTTTCTTCAGATGAAACAAAAGTCTTCAAGTATGAAGATCGAATGACTCCTCCAACTTACCTGGTTGGCATAGATATTCTAAAAGCTGATTCACGTTCATATGGCCCTGTTTTAGCTCAGAGAAGTAGTCAATGCTGGCAAAACTTTTTTAGTATTTCTTTGACGTTACCAAATTTGCTCCGAAAGGATGCTTCTGCTGATGGGCTATTTCTACATGATGCTCGTATAGAGGCCAAGGGAAGTTGGAATAGACCATCATCATACTTTCAGAGGGGAGGCTCTGTATTGGTTTGTTATTACTCCTTATATATGCCCTTGGTTCAGTCTGCAgctgaacatttttttttcctgttcTTTTCCTCTTGAAATGTGGCACACGATGGCTGTGTTgaactaattaactaatttgTATTGAGTTCCTTTATCTCTCCTCTGTCATGCATGGCTGCATACCTTCTTATTGTTTTTGGATCAGAAATATCTATTTAACTTTCATCGCATGCTGTGATCACAGTACTTTATCACTGCCACTTTCTTCAGTGAAAGTTCATTTTGAATGGAGTTTTGCCTAAACTATCATAACTTTTTTCTTAGTGTAACTTTAAAGTGCGCCATCATATCTGAACTATCTGATTTCGGGAAACAGGTTACTCTTGCCTTGCTCAAATCGTGGCatttaattttagtattttaaacTGGGAAATATCGTGTTTTCTTCTCCTCCTTTTTGCACACACACACATGTATGTAGTCTGCACAGGAGTATTTCAGTTCTCCTTTTTGCATATTGTTATTATATGAAGATGttgccttttattttttatgctTGTACTTGATGTTTCCtcttttttccccttttcttttttacatgaaaataaagttgtccttttttaatttttgtgacGTTATGATTCTGGTCTTTGAAGGTTTCTTTTACATATTACTGATAACTGATCCTTAACATCTTCCTGTTGTTTGGTCCATGATCTCACTTACACTGACTTTTCTTGCGACTGCTGTAAAGTTTTCTGTCACTGATTCTTAAAACAGAACATTAACCGTCTTTCTGTTGTTTGATCCATGATCTCATTGTGGCAACTTCTTACAAAGTAGAGTCAGCTGAAACAGGGTGATGAGAACCTAGCTCTGGAAACAGCTCTAACTATTATTAATCAGGAAACAAACAGTCGAGAGGGCATGAAAAAGGTaatgtttttttattgttattcaTTCTTCTGTTGATTCTTGCTTGTGTGAACCATGTTGCAATACAATTGGAAATATTTGTACTTGCAGGCTCTTCCTGTACTGTCGCGTGCTGTAGAGAACAATCCAAAATCTATAGCTCTCTGGGCCGTTTACCTTCTAATATTCTATAGCTATACTACAACTGGAGGGAAGGATGACATGT containing:
- the LOC103501638 gene encoding uncharacterized protein LOC103501638 — its product is MEMEKEKEKEKEKEKEKEKEKNSDELTVKSTPSNSKPSKIKASDTKEEGELSSSDNDTQTHDVRPVCSTVPASIASPISSSLPPKDKCNPGIQTASADICPRTSISTMSQKIRDNAQIVNKASTPWGASRKANSNLVISFSDDSGSELEECSKVRTSKSHSDAVRHFKPPTSTLDRSNKLRSMTRNKVMANKLPLSQVFIPSMTKNHKAYSKGAAGPSFAEQGSKIRAFSGNLQSQGRGNDQGMNLNTSKLQDLRQQIAIRESKLKLKSAQQNKESLLVTNQDYIVTNSKPDLGRKGNNTISQFPPLGPKEPNVKRMKTSGSYSSKLSLNEQQLHSLIAAKFVWPQEPGEEIQNIKGSYNQKGKSLSREEASVLKQSKEDIKHVAASPSLGIDLGKVQDDITDIVANGNHSDLIGKQVDPHPLVVLDQATALPNVASNVQSQFDNVEFRRQSDGLQPSASTAKSFEGTPPQSAYNVKIPEPCSNFFKSLINCKSSGTAFGNSSSCLDFGNFDLQSLFEIEESLDKDLEEAQDCRRQCEIEERNAFKIYSRAQRALIEANSRCLDLYNKRELFSAHFHSFCMNNPGSVSSSRQQEDMIIDVDHLNSMSGNANITSPLYQKHSEYNSSTRLRNDLNMQHENAGPINTSNLHENGQNLGSEPGSCSDLGGNTVDPLPFKGNNIADRICSPSVNPNISLDGDEESLPSDHEMIDSYNECYMRKKHFEDDQMEAYNMLKKNHCDNNIEDSLRLEAKLRSELFARLGTRNLSKACNPCNNIQTSVEQGTENDARNDRTQQNNTELTVGLAVGSDVDLISKKNESALLSGKGDQQFGFGGTDRCKTPDEIHGPYHFENLPSETPDLTDSDDNEPFSREGSCSKTTFSFTPLTMNSVLQHMKVISSVSIEVLLSRTLNLGFPEDGDSLEVDRIHWRKFIENSVHEIVRPMLQSDGSYTDDLAIDPSWPLCMYELRGKCNNDECPWQHMKDFSFANRRQCQHGHINSSDETKVFKYEDRMTPPTYLVGIDILKADSRSYGPVLAQRSSQCWQNFFSISLTLPNLLRKDASADGLFLHDARIEAKGSWNRPSSYFQRGGSVLSQLKQGDENLALETALTIINQETNSREGMKKALPVLSRAVENNPKSIALWAVYLLIFYSYTTTGGKDDMFSYAVKHNGQSYELWLMYINSRMNLDARLAAYGSAISALCDNIFSHNLDGKDASAHILDLILQMTNCLCMSGNVEKAIQRIFGLLQVAMDSDEPYSFMHSDMLTCLNISDKCIFWVCVVYLVLYRKLPHAIVQQLECEKELIEIEWPAVQLTNGEKLRASRVVKKVVDFADSCLNNESPESKCYQKSIQMFAVNHIRCLMAFEDIEFSRNLLDKYVKLYPSCPELILLDIRARKHDFGDATVVAFEQAIRYWPKEVPGIQCIWNQYAEYLLRNGRIKCTEELMARWFNSTSEMDCSKTRTPVNSDCDSLHLLDHASGSIVRALDCSPSEVDVVFWYLNHSVHKLLVNDQLEARLAFDNALRAASAGTFRYCMREYAMFLLTDESLLNEAASVGGIRSILEGYLNDARAFPVCEPLSRRFINDIKKPRVRLLVSNTLSPISPDVSLVNCILEVWYGPSLLPQKFNKPKELVDFVETILEMLPSNYQLVLSVCKQLSNGDNYSSQAASPSLIFWACSNLITAIFNCVPIPPEFIWVEAANILVNVKGLEAITERFHKRALSVYPFSVQLWKSYYSMCKTRGDTSTVLQEVNERGIELNEPS